A genomic stretch from Aedes albopictus strain Foshan chromosome 2, AalbF5, whole genome shotgun sequence includes:
- the LOC109420995 gene encoding prolactin regulatory element-binding protein produces the protein MAPTRKPNDGLLARVNFPLYTIGMLTSRHVLVGGGGGASKTGVANGFEIFEIYHDGEKYVADEVIRHETGPTVVMNSATKNDEKRTLLVAGQESHCQMYLVNPIISSSDGEYIGGGKTETLDGLRKRKNVSYQQTNGHVKSDGQNQSDSKKGTEERTRKVIRFEIKTSDSVQTDFTESEPLQRVVRISPHGRLMATGGTDGHLRLWNFPKMTMLSDISAHTKEIDDLDFSPDSKYIVSIAKDGLGVIWSINPDKESRKLTWNPPEGTRYLFKRCRYGLVEGHKDKHRLFTLANPFAKSGKAKGLLQQWDPDQGRLTRVVEIDESLAALAVRDDGRFVAVGTMFSGSVSIYIAFSLQRVLHIPNAHAMFVTGLEFLPVTNFDGPAVSANTEAAVLSISVDNRICVHSLQYRHSLPAWVAIFAIVAILFITFCFCSYIGL, from the exons ATGGCCCCGACGAGGAAACCCAACGACGGCCTTCTGGCTCGGGTCAATTTCCCACTGTACACAATCGGAATGCTCACCAGTCGACACGTCCTGGTCGGGGGCGGTGGCGGAGCCTCCAAAACCGGAGTGGCCAATGGATTC GAAATTTTCGAAATCTACCACGACGGCGAGAAATACGTAGCGGATGAGGTCATTCGGCACGAAACGGGGCCCACGGTGGTCATGAACTCGGCCACCAAGAACGACGAGAAGCGCACCCTGCTGGTGGCCGGCCAGGAAAGTCACTGCCAAATGTATCTGGTGAATCCGATCATCAGTTCCTCGGACGGGGAATACATCGGAGGAGGGAAAACGGAAACGCTGGATGGGCTGCGAAAGCGGAAGAATGTTTCCTACCAGCAGACGAACGGACACGTCAAGTCGGATGGTCAAAATCAGTCGGATTCTAAGAAAGGAACCGAGGAACGTACCAGGAAGGTCATTCGATTCGAAATCAAAACCAGTGATTCGGTTCAGACGGATTTCACGGAATCGGAACCGCTACAACGGGTTGTCCGGATTAGCCCCCATGGGCGCCTAATGGCAACCGGTGGAACGGATGGCCATCTGCGCCTATGGAATTTCCCTAAGATGACTATGCTGTCGGACATATCCGCCCACACGAAAGAGATCGATGATCTGGACTTCAGCCCGGACAGCAAATACATCGTGTCGATAGCCAAAGACGGCCTCGGGGTCATCTGGTCCATCAATCCCGATAAGGAGTCTCGAAAGCTGACgtggaatcccccggagggaacCCGCTATCTGTTCAAGCGATGTCGGTACGGCCTCGTCGAAGGTCACAAGGACAAGCATCGCCTCTTCACGCTGGCCAATCCGTTCGCCAAATCCGGCAAAGCCAAAGGCCTCCTGCAGCAGTGGGATCCGGATCAAGGTCGCCTGACCCGAGTGGTGGAAATCGATGAATCCCTGGCAGCCCTGGCGGTGCGGGACGACGGCCGCTTTGTGGCCGTGGGAACCATGTTCAGTGGGTCCGTTTCGATCTACATTGCGTTCAGTTTGCAGCGGGTTCTGCACATTCCCAATGCGCATGCGATGTTCGTGACCGGGTTGGAGTTCCTGCCGGTGACTAACTTCGATGGACCGGCCGTCAGTGCCAACACGGAGGCCGCCGTGCTGTCCATCTCGGTGGACAATCGGATTTGCGTGCACAGTTTGCAGTATAGAC aTTCGCTTCCGGCTTGGGTGGCAATATTCGCAATAGTGGCAATTTTGTTCATCACCTTCTGCTTCTGTTCGTACATCGGTCTATAA